A genomic segment from Clostridium pasteurianum BC1 encodes:
- a CDS encoding DsrE family protein, giving the protein MKETKVLFHIDELSKWKLLLGNINNLINALQNEIYNIEVVANAEAVKLYDFNNNFSSEEFHIMKDLNGKNVRFVACNNALKGHGIKRENLMTFVLVVPAGILELIDKQEEGYAYIKP; this is encoded by the coding sequence ATGAAGGAAACAAAAGTTTTATTTCACATTGATGAATTAAGCAAATGGAAATTACTTTTAGGAAATATTAATAATTTGATAAATGCTCTTCAAAATGAAATTTATAATATCGAAGTAGTAGCTAATGCAGAAGCTGTAAAATTATATGATTTCAATAATAATTTTTCTTCTGAAGAATTCCATATTATGAAGGATTTAAACGGTAAGAATGTTAGATTTGTGGCGTGTAATAATGCATTAAAGGGCCATGGCATAAAAAGAGAAAATCTCATGACGTTTGTTCTGGTAGTACCAGCAGGTATTTTGGAACTCATAGACAAACAAGAAGAGGGATATGCATATATTAAGCCTTAG
- a CDS encoding 4Fe-4S binding protein: MEEKEKYEDNKGKQNSNSSSNVNLLKNKMFKKFIQSKWYPGIFQWPVLIVFAFIVYELLVGPSVAHNNFGTAGTWVLWWPLLPIMLFLLGRFWCAICPFGLINDLVQKFIGNNRPVPKFLRKYGIWIIDAMFIMITWSDHIWGVVESPRGSAVVLLLITAGVIFSGAFFERRTWCRYLCFLGGVSSNYTRVGMMELRATPEKCAKCKVLACYKGSEKADGCPMFEFPRTMETNAECNFCGNCVKNCPNDSIKMYPRVPTKELWFIRKPKLAESFLAVVIMGIVFVQNITMLAIWKDILNWLEDVTGTTSYYVTFTVTFIIAMLIPIILLSVTGLIAKKFNGDSVKQNFARFGYAIIPLDLAGHIAHNLFHLLAEGKSVIFTFAELFGVNMHGSTAILDNETIQVLQYILIVLGALGSIYTVYKIAKHTYGNKNPIKISVVYTILIVFLAVVNLILFALPMEMRM; this comes from the coding sequence ATGGAAGAAAAAGAAAAATATGAAGATAATAAAGGTAAACAAAATTCCAATTCTTCATCTAATGTAAATTTACTTAAAAATAAAATGTTTAAAAAATTTATACAAAGTAAATGGTATCCTGGTATATTCCAATGGCCAGTTTTAATAGTTTTTGCTTTTATTGTTTATGAATTATTGGTTGGTCCATCTGTTGCTCACAATAACTTTGGTACAGCTGGCACATGGGTACTATGGTGGCCTTTGCTTCCAATCATGTTATTTCTACTTGGCAGATTTTGGTGTGCAATATGTCCCTTTGGACTTATAAATGATCTTGTACAAAAGTTTATTGGTAATAATCGTCCAGTTCCTAAATTTTTAAGAAAATATGGAATATGGATTATAGATGCAATGTTTATAATGATAACCTGGAGCGACCATATTTGGGGCGTTGTTGAATCCCCTCGTGGTTCAGCAGTTGTACTGCTACTTATTACCGCTGGAGTTATTTTTTCAGGCGCATTCTTTGAACGCAGAACCTGGTGTAGATATCTATGCTTCCTTGGCGGTGTATCTAGTAACTATACAAGGGTTGGCATGATGGAACTAAGAGCAACTCCAGAAAAATGTGCTAAATGCAAAGTACTTGCCTGCTATAAAGGTAGTGAAAAAGCTGATGGATGTCCAATGTTTGAGTTTCCAAGAACCATGGAAACCAATGCAGAATGTAATTTTTGTGGTAATTGTGTAAAAAATTGTCCTAATGATTCTATCAAAATGTACCCACGTGTACCTACTAAAGAATTATGGTTTATTCGTAAGCCAAAGCTTGCAGAATCATTTCTCGCTGTTGTAATTATGGGTATTGTATTTGTTCAAAATATCACTATGCTAGCTATATGGAAAGATATATTAAATTGGCTTGAAGATGTAACTGGTACTACAAGCTACTATGTAACCTTCACTGTAACTTTTATTATTGCAATGCTGATCCCTATTATTCTACTTTCTGTAACAGGATTAATTGCAAAAAAATTTAATGGAGATTCAGTCAAACAAAATTTTGCTAGATTTGGATATGCTATTATACCTTTGGATTTAGCAGGCCATATAGCTCATAACTTATTTCATTTACTAGCAGAAGGCAAATCTGTAATTTTCACCTTTGCAGAACTTTTTGGAGTAAACATGCATGGATCAACAGCTATCTTAGATAATGAAACCATACAAGTACTTCAATATATATTAATTGTTCTTGGAGCTTTAGGTTCCATATATACTGTGTATAAGATTGCAAAACATACTTATGGAAACAAAAATCCTATAAAGATCTCAGTTGTTTATACAATATTAATAGTGTTTTTAGCAGTTGTAAATCTTATATTATTTGCTCTTCCAATGGAAATGCGTATGTAA
- a CDS encoding SHOCT domain-containing protein, which yields MFGCGYGYYSNGFMGWGGPYPIIFMIIRLLIIIGIVFVAVKLFKGYFKGNNNAIKTLDNMYAKGEITEEEYKKRKEFIKNN from the coding sequence ATGTTTGGTTGTGGTTACGGTTATTATAGTAATGGATTTATGGGATGGGGAGGTCCATATCCCATAATATTTATGATAATACGACTTCTAATAATTATAGGAATAGTTTTTGTAGCAGTAAAATTATTTAAAGGCTATTTTAAGGGAAATAACAATGCAATTAAAACTCTTGATAACATGTATGCCAAAGGAGAAATTACCGAAGAGGAATATAAAAAGAGAAAAGAATTTATCAAAAATAACTAG
- a CDS encoding MarR family winged helix-turn-helix transcriptional regulator → MDENSLLHKLIEILEYKNLYQFETSNLQPQDMYILERIYFKKKLKVKDISKEYNIPASTTTGIIDRLEDKKYIKRTRDNVDRRIVELIATEEGCEVIQNHINQDKIFAENLFNTLEENKKIAFKQLLSELINKVNKEELFKQNQ, encoded by the coding sequence TTGGACGAAAATAGTTTATTGCATAAACTAATAGAAATATTAGAGTATAAAAATCTTTATCAGTTTGAAACATCTAATCTCCAGCCGCAGGACATGTATATTTTAGAAAGGATATATTTTAAAAAGAAATTAAAAGTTAAGGATATATCAAAGGAATATAATATACCAGCTTCAACGACAACAGGAATTATAGATAGATTAGAGGATAAAAAGTATATTAAAAGAACTAGAGACAATGTAGATAGAAGAATTGTAGAACTTATTGCAACTGAAGAGGGGTGTGAGGTAATACAGAACCATATTAATCAAGATAAAATATTTGCTGAAAATTTATTTAATACATTAGAAGAAAATAAAAAAATAGCATTTAAGCAGCTGCTGTCTGAATTGATCAATAAAGTAAATAAGGAAGAGTTGTTTAAGCAAAATCAATAA
- a CDS encoding response regulator transcription factor yields the protein MNDTINILVVDDEYTILEVIKAYLEKEHFKIYTAADGEEAIEIFKKENIKLIVLDLMLPKISGEEVCRRIRTISDVPIIMLTAKIEEDDKIEGLAMGADDYLTKPFSVRELVGRIRALLRRAYRDDSPLADYLVFNDGDLEIDVRKMKVKKKSKEIDITPYEFKVLVALLTNPGQVFTREQLVKKAFGVEYEGFDRTVDSYIKNVRHKIEDDAKNPKYISTVYGVGYKFTGSKS from the coding sequence ATGAATGATACTATTAATATACTTGTAGTTGATGATGAATATACAATACTGGAAGTAATTAAGGCTTATCTGGAAAAGGAACATTTTAAAATATATACGGCAGCAGATGGCGAAGAGGCAATTGAAATTTTCAAAAAAGAAAATATTAAACTCATTGTATTGGATTTAATGCTTCCCAAAATTTCTGGAGAAGAAGTTTGTAGGAGGATAAGAACAATATCTGATGTTCCTATTATTATGCTTACTGCTAAAATAGAGGAAGATGATAAAATTGAAGGCTTAGCAATGGGAGCAGATGATTACCTTACGAAACCTTTTAGTGTAAGAGAACTTGTGGGAAGAATAAGAGCACTTCTTAGAAGAGCTTATAGAGATGATAGTCCACTTGCAGATTATCTTGTATTTAATGATGGTGATTTGGAAATAGATGTGAGAAAAATGAAAGTTAAAAAGAAAAGTAAAGAAATAGATATTACTCCCTATGAATTCAAAGTATTGGTGGCACTACTTACGAATCCTGGTCAGGTGTTTACAAGAGAACAATTAGTTAAAAAAGCCTTTGGAGTTGAATATGAAGGATTTGATAGAACTGTGGACAGTTATATAAAGAATGTAAGACATAAAATTGAAGATGACGCAAAGAATCCTAAATATATAAGTACAGTTTATGGAGTAGGCTATAAATTTACAGGTTCAAAGTCTTAA
- a CDS encoding C-GCAxxG-C-C family protein, with protein MNKVEQAIGKFSRGVNCAQSVLLTYCNELNLDMDSLLKLGNGLENILCKDEVCGAVTGAIMVLDLKYGTDEIENKLSKEKSQQMIEIFSEKFKNMNCSMLCKDLIGCNLKQKGMIGYAREKGVFKDVCPKLIKDAINIIEELQCSV; from the coding sequence ATGAATAAAGTAGAACAAGCCATAGGAAAATTTAGCAGAGGAGTTAATTGTGCTCAAAGTGTATTATTAACTTATTGTAATGAATTAAATTTAGATATGGATTCACTTTTAAAACTTGGGAACGGCTTAGAAAATATATTATGTAAAGATGAAGTTTGTGGAGCCGTAACTGGTGCAATAATGGTTCTAGACCTTAAATATGGAACAGATGAAATTGAGAACAAGCTATCAAAGGAAAAATCACAGCAAATGATAGAGATTTTTAGTGAAAAATTTAAAAATATGAATTGTTCAATGCTGTGTAAGGATTTAATTGGGTGCAACTTAAAGCAAAAAGGCATGATAGGTTATGCTAGAGAAAAGGGTGTATTTAAAGATGTGTGTCCTAAGCTAATAAAGGATGCTATTAATATTATAGAAGAACTTCAGTGTAGTGTATAA
- a CDS encoding asparaginase, whose product MKNIIIIFTGGTISMKTDKNTNAAVPSLCSEDILNLTPGIDNIANIHCIDFGSIPSPHMTPEKMLELSKIIKDKSKNYDGIVVTHGTDSLEETAYFVDLTYNSSKPVIFLGSMRNSSELEWDGPLNLINAVNTAICEDSRNRGVLVVMNGQIHCASQVTKTNTSSLDTFKSLNFGPIGLVDNNKPYFYLNYAKRQYIPTIKIETRVDLIKCACGMNDSILKFCVDSGTKGIVIEGMGRGNITPDMVSGVQYAINKNIPVVLVSRCISGKVSDTYGYEGAGRDLTKRGVILGDNLNGQKARIKLIVALGLTKDLSEIKKIFEEAYY is encoded by the coding sequence ATGAAAAACATTATTATTATATTTACTGGTGGAACAATATCAATGAAAACAGATAAAAACACTAATGCAGCTGTACCCTCACTATGCAGTGAAGATATATTAAATTTAACACCAGGAATAGATAACATAGCAAATATTCATTGTATAGATTTTGGCTCTATACCAAGTCCCCATATGACTCCAGAAAAAATGCTGGAATTGTCAAAAATAATAAAGGATAAATCCAAAAATTATGATGGTATAGTGGTTACTCATGGAACAGATTCTTTAGAAGAAACGGCTTATTTTGTAGATCTTACCTACAATAGTTCAAAGCCTGTAATCTTTTTAGGTTCTATGCGAAATAGTTCAGAACTTGAATGGGATGGTCCTTTAAATCTCATAAATGCTGTTAATACTGCTATATGTGAAGATTCAAGAAATAGAGGAGTGTTGGTGGTAATGAATGGTCAAATTCACTGCGCTTCTCAGGTAACAAAAACAAACACTTCGTCTTTAGATACCTTCAAGAGCCTGAATTTTGGTCCTATAGGCCTTGTGGACAACAATAAACCTTATTTTTATCTAAATTATGCAAAACGCCAGTATATACCGACAATAAAAATTGAAACCAGAGTAGATCTTATAAAATGTGCTTGCGGCATGAACGATAGTATTTTAAAATTCTGTGTAGATTCTGGAACAAAAGGTATTGTTATAGAAGGTATGGGTAGAGGGAATATTACTCCTGATATGGTTTCTGGCGTTCAGTATGCTATAAATAAAAATATACCTGTTGTTCTAGTTTCCAGATGCATATCTGGAAAAGTTTCTGACACCTATGGTTATGAGGGTGCTGGAAGAGATCTCACTAAAAGAGGTGTAATACTTGGAGATAATCTTAATGGCCAAAAAGCAAGAATAAAGCTGATAGTAGCTCTTGGACTTACTAAGGATTTATCTGAAATAAAAAAAATATTTGAGGAAGCTTATTATTAA
- a CDS encoding ABC transporter ATP-binding protein, with protein sequence MSLLDFQNVTYINDDKTILKDISINIDSGDFISVIGPSGSGKSTFLKLCAHLISPTQGKIIYKNKSYMEYNPIEWRKNIGYCFQNPYLFGDNVIENFNFPYSIRNEKIDLKRIEELLSIFKLKKDCLDNKVNNLSGGEKQRIALIRNLLFKPEILLLDEVTSALDVDNTLIVEKVIQSLNEEGITILWITHDPLQSKKYSNKVISMENGEITSLEVLK encoded by the coding sequence TTGTCTTTACTAGATTTTCAAAATGTAACATATATTAATGATGATAAAACTATATTAAAGGATATATCAATAAATATTGATTCTGGAGATTTTATATCTGTCATAGGACCTTCAGGAAGTGGAAAAAGTACATTTCTAAAGTTATGTGCACATCTTATAAGTCCTACCCAGGGAAAAATAATTTATAAAAATAAATCTTATATGGAATATAACCCCATAGAATGGAGAAAAAATATAGGATATTGTTTTCAAAATCCCTATCTCTTTGGAGATAATGTAATTGAAAATTTCAATTTTCCGTATTCAATAAGAAATGAAAAAATAGATTTGAAAAGAATAGAAGAGCTTTTATCAATTTTTAAACTAAAAAAAGACTGTCTAGATAATAAAGTAAATAATCTTTCTGGTGGAGAAAAACAGAGAATAGCACTTATTAGAAATTTATTGTTTAAACCAGAAATTCTCCTGTTAGATGAAGTTACTTCAGCTCTTGATGTGGACAACACTTTGATTGTGGAAAAAGTAATACAGTCTTTAAATGAGGAAGGTATTACAATTTTATGGATAACACATGATCCTTTACAAAGTAAAAAATATTCAAATAAAGTAATATCCATGGAGAATGGTGAAATAACGTCTTTGGAGGTTTTAAAATGA
- a CDS encoding DUF2164 domain-containing protein: protein MSNEDKNKIKLTKEKREDMISAIKTYFFNEREEEIGDLAASLILNFIIEELAQEFYNQGVYDSYKYMNDRIDDLLSIQKY, encoded by the coding sequence ATGAGTAATGAAGATAAAAATAAAATTAAGTTAACTAAGGAGAAAAGAGAAGATATGATTTCTGCAATAAAAACCTATTTTTTTAATGAAAGAGAGGAAGAAATAGGTGATTTAGCCGCAAGTCTTATTTTAAATTTTATTATAGAAGAATTAGCACAAGAATTTTATAATCAAGGAGTTTATGATTCCTACAAATACATGAATGACAGAATTGATGATTTATTATCAATTCAAAAATATTAA
- a CDS encoding ABC transporter permease has translation MNNGADINISSMLISSLLVFISLFFVYFQKLKLEKEIIISVIRAIIQLIIVGYLLNYIFGFKNPVFTTLLLIFMTFNASYNAAKRGKGIKNGALIAFISITVGTISTLVILLLSGAIKYEAYQIIPIGGMIISNAMIALGLSFKQMSSSFKNKREEVETKLSLGADILPSSIEIIRDSVKTGMLPTIDSTKTLGIVSLPGMMTGLILAGTSPVNAIKYQILVAFMLFSTTAISSFIACFMCYKNFFNKRKQLI, from the coding sequence ATGAATAACGGAGCAGATATTAATATTTCTTCAATGTTAATCTCATCACTACTTGTATTTATTTCTCTTTTCTTTGTATATTTTCAAAAGCTAAAATTGGAAAAAGAAATAATTATAAGTGTAATTAGAGCTATAATTCAATTGATTATTGTAGGATACTTACTTAATTATATATTTGGTTTTAAAAACCCTGTTTTTACCACGCTTTTATTGATATTTATGACATTTAATGCATCTTACAATGCAGCAAAAAGAGGTAAGGGAATAAAAAATGGAGCATTAATAGCTTTCATTTCGATAACTGTGGGAACCATTAGCACTTTAGTAATTCTTTTACTTTCAGGAGCTATAAAATATGAGGCCTATCAGATAATACCTATAGGTGGAATGATCATAAGCAATGCAATGATAGCTTTGGGATTATCTTTTAAGCAAATGAGTTCATCCTTTAAAAATAAACGTGAAGAGGTTGAAACTAAACTTTCACTGGGGGCAGATATTTTACCATCATCTATAGAAATAATAAGGGATTCTGTTAAAACTGGAATGCTCCCTACTATCGATTCTACAAAAACATTAGGAATTGTATCATTACCTGGTATGATGACAGGACTTATTTTGGCTGGCACTTCACCGGTTAATGCTATTAAATATCAGATACTAGTTGCGTTCATGCTCTTTTCCACTACAGCTATATCCTCATTTATAGCTTGTTTTATGTGTTATAAAAATTTTTTTAATAAACGAAAACAACTAATTTAG
- a CDS encoding M48 family metallopeptidase, translated as MILKFIYAGKEIEFQVVFSKRKTMEISIAPSGDIKVRAPLEIPKAVIRERVMEKAPWIVKKLYQFKHIKNKPLIREFINGEVFMYLGMDYQLQIDIKSHINKAKVNLFNDKIIVTINNENKENTKKAMELWYREKAKEEIDQRINLYQKFFNIVPLEVKVKEQKKRWGSCTYKNSLLFNWRCVMAKSEVLDYIVVHEMCHMVHKNHSREYWNAVASILPDYKQRDQWLKNNGIKMDL; from the coding sequence ATGATATTAAAATTTATTTATGCAGGAAAAGAGATAGAGTTTCAAGTGGTGTTTAGTAAGCGAAAAACTATGGAGATATCCATAGCGCCTTCTGGCGATATTAAAGTACGGGCTCCTTTAGAAATTCCAAAAGCTGTAATAAGAGAAAGAGTAATGGAAAAAGCACCTTGGATTGTTAAAAAACTATATCAGTTTAAACATATTAAGAATAAACCTTTAATTAGAGAATTTATTAATGGTGAAGTGTTTATGTATTTGGGAATGGACTATCAGCTGCAGATAGATATAAAATCCCATATTAATAAAGCAAAAGTTAATTTGTTTAACGATAAAATTATAGTTACTATCAATAATGAGAATAAAGAAAATACAAAAAAAGCTATGGAATTATGGTATAGAGAAAAGGCAAAAGAAGAAATAGATCAAAGAATTAACTTGTATCAAAAATTTTTCAATATAGTTCCCTTGGAAGTTAAAGTAAAAGAACAAAAGAAAAGATGGGGAAGCTGCACCTATAAAAATTCATTACTGTTTAATTGGCGCTGCGTTATGGCTAAATCTGAAGTATTAGATTATATAGTTGTTCATGAAATGTGTCATATGGTTCACAAAAATCACTCAAGAGAATATTGGAATGCAGTAGCTTCTATTTTACCAGATTATAAACAAAGAGATCAGTGGCTTAAAAATAACGGAATAAAGATGGATTTGTAA
- a CDS encoding sensor histidine kinase, which yields MKITLGKKLSLGFLVALIGSLIITSIISNLRISNEFSKYLVDEHNTKINEIVKFIEDSYNKDNGFSSDSQEAMVRNANMNELYIEVRDNSGNIIFSSGNSYMQHKNMMNSMMGGGKSSMMGGLSNINSGEYKEEKHELNKDNSVVGTIIIGYYGSSYFSSNSLTFINNLNQSFIISFFITLIFGLAISFLLSRQIASPLEKITKTASDMRKGNLGARSNIKSNTKEIEELAFSINYLAETLQNQEELRKRLTSDMAHEIRTPLTTLKTHVEALIDGIWEPSKERFQVFYEELDRLSKLVNILRNISKLEQAGITLNKSKFNLSSEIENIVDTFKPIFMRKNCLITVEITENIIVYMDKDNLKQMLHNLLSNANNYLEINGRVKVSLFQKIDHIIIEVEDNGIGISEKDLPYIFERFYRSDISRAKNTGGSGLGLTITKSLVEANGGKIQVESKIGEGTVFSIKFPKIICA from the coding sequence GTGAAAATAACACTTGGTAAAAAATTATCTCTAGGTTTTTTAGTTGCTCTTATTGGCTCTTTAATCATTACTAGCATTATTTCAAATTTAAGAATTTCTAATGAATTTAGCAAATATTTAGTAGATGAACATAATACAAAGATAAATGAAATAGTTAAATTTATTGAAGATTCCTATAATAAAGATAATGGGTTTTCAAGTGATAGCCAGGAAGCAATGGTTAGAAATGCAAATATGAATGAATTATATATTGAAGTAAGAGATAATTCAGGTAATATTATATTTTCTTCTGGGAATTCATATATGCAGCATAAAAATATGATGAATTCAATGATGGGCGGAGGAAAAAGCAGTATGATGGGGGGGTTATCCAATATTAATTCTGGAGAATACAAAGAAGAAAAACATGAACTGAATAAGGATAATAGTGTAGTTGGGACAATAATCATTGGCTATTACGGCAGTTCTTATTTTTCTTCCAATTCATTAACCTTTATAAATAATCTTAATCAATCTTTTATAATATCTTTTTTTATAACATTGATTTTTGGATTAGCAATAAGTTTTTTATTATCAAGGCAGATTGCATCTCCACTTGAAAAGATAACCAAAACTGCTTCTGACATGAGAAAAGGAAATTTGGGAGCTCGTTCCAATATAAAATCCAATACAAAAGAAATAGAAGAATTAGCTTTCTCAATAAACTATCTAGCAGAAACATTACAGAACCAAGAGGAACTGAGAAAAAGACTTACTTCCGATATGGCCCATGAAATAAGGACTCCACTTACTACATTAAAAACTCATGTGGAAGCTTTGATTGACGGCATATGGGAGCCATCAAAAGAAAGGTTTCAAGTATTTTATGAAGAATTAGATAGACTTTCAAAATTAGTAAATATTCTTAGAAATATATCAAAACTTGAGCAAGCAGGTATAACTCTAAATAAAAGTAAATTTAATTTATCTTCTGAAATCGAAAATATTGTAGATACTTTTAAGCCTATATTTATGAGAAAAAACTGTTTGATTACGGTTGAAATTACAGAAAACATAATTGTATATATGGATAAAGATAATTTAAAACAAATGTTGCACAATCTTCTTTCAAATGCAAATAACTATCTTGAAATTAATGGTAGAGTAAAAGTGTCTTTATTTCAAAAAATAGACCATATTATAATAGAGGTAGAAGACAATGGTATAGGTATCTCTGAAAAAGATTTACCATATATATTTGAGAGATTTTATAGAAGCGATATATCAAGAGCTAAAAATACCGGTGGATCAGGACTTGGACTTACCATAACTAAAAGTTTAGTAGAAGCCAACGGAGGAAAAATTCAGGTTGAAAGTAAAATAGGGGAAGGTACTGTGTTTAGTATAAAATTTCCTAAAATTATATGTGCGTAA
- a CDS encoding gamma carbonic anhydrase family protein, whose translation MLINHLGKSPIIDATAFIAPNAAICGDVKIGRNTRIMYGASIIAEGGTIEIGDDCVVLENAVLRSTVKHSLKISNKVLIGPNAHVVGCTVDDNVFIATGASIFHGAKLCRGSEVRINGVVHIKTILQENQFVPIGWIAIGNPVEILPPEKHDDIWKIQKPLDFPEYVYGVNREDEQENTMLQVMKMMTNTLKSHENDRVL comes from the coding sequence ATGTTAATAAATCATTTAGGTAAATCTCCTATTATTGATGCAACTGCATTTATTGCACCTAATGCTGCAATTTGTGGTGATGTTAAGATTGGTAGAAATACGAGGATTATGTATGGTGCTTCAATAATTGCTGAGGGAGGGACCATAGAGATTGGTGATGACTGTGTGGTGTTAGAAAATGCAGTGTTAAGGAGTACGGTTAAACATTCTTTAAAGATTAGCAATAAGGTATTAATTGGACCTAATGCTCATGTAGTTGGATGTACAGTTGATGATAATGTATTCATTGCTACAGGAGCTTCTATATTCCATGGAGCAAAACTTTGCAGAGGTTCAGAGGTTAGAATAAATGGAGTTGTTCATATAAAAACTATTCTTCAAGAAAATCAATTTGTTCCTATAGGATGGATTGCAATTGGTAATCCAGTTGAAATTTTACCTCCGGAAAAGCATGATGATATTTGGAAAATACAAAAGCCTTTAGATTTTCCTGAATATGTTTATGGTGTTAATAGGGAAGATGAACAAGAAAATACAATGTTGCAGGTTATGAAAATGATGACAAATACGCTAAAATCACATGAAAATGATAGGGTACTTTAA
- a CDS encoding FixH family protein: protein MGKKLIKNLVLGLLFTLILSTTALADSGGTKIEKNVDGIKVDLVLSSDTVKTGDNELTIRLYDEKGQPLENANVKVTADMPSNNMGNMNMDNSKPGAIDFKAGQEKGEYTGNVNFSDKGNWTIKTDFTAANQEKMADFDIKVADSGPNWLIIGGFLGVVVLIIIIAVISKNKKKTSAA, encoded by the coding sequence ATGGGAAAAAAATTAATCAAAAATTTAGTGTTAGGATTACTTTTTACACTTATATTATCCACAACTGCATTAGCGGATAGTGGTGGAACTAAAATCGAGAAAAATGTAGACGGAATAAAAGTAGACTTAGTTTTAAGCAGTGATACAGTGAAAACCGGCGATAATGAGTTAACAATTAGACTTTATGATGAGAAAGGACAACCGTTGGAAAATGCAAATGTTAAAGTAACTGCTGACATGCCAAGCAACAATATGGGTAATATGAATATGGATAATTCTAAACCTGGAGCTATTGACTTTAAAGCAGGACAAGAAAAGGGAGAATATACTGGAAACGTAAATTTCTCTGATAAAGGTAATTGGACAATTAAAACAGATTTTACGGCAGCAAACCAGGAAAAAATGGCTGATTTTGATATAAAAGTAGCTGACTCTGGTCCTAATTGGCTTATCATAGGTGGATTTTTAGGAGTTGTTGTTTTAATTATTATTATTGCTGTAATATCTAAAAATAAGAAAAAAACTTCGGCAGCATAG
- the ubiE gene encoding bifunctional demethylmenaquinone methyltransferase/2-methoxy-6-polyprenyl-1,4-benzoquinol methylase UbiE, whose protein sequence is MASEKSNVQNIFSSIAEKYDMLNTVLTLNIDSLWRKKAINISNINENSKVLDLCCGTGKMIYYTCKKVGKDTEVTGLDFNEAMLKVGYKRLNKSINNYKFKLLKGDVQALPFKDCSFDCVTIAFGLRNIPNKTKALSEIYRVLKPGGKAICLELSTPQIPIFKQIYGLYFNHMLPIIGYLGTGSKNAYSYLRDSVNKFMTKTELKYAFESIGFKDASYKSLSCGIASIHYGTKPIAIE, encoded by the coding sequence ATGGCCAGTGAAAAATCAAACGTTCAAAATATTTTTTCATCTATTGCTGAAAAATATGATATGTTGAATACAGTACTAACTCTTAATATTGATAGTCTATGGAGAAAAAAAGCTATAAATATTTCAAATATAAATGAAAATAGTAAAGTTTTAGATTTATGCTGCGGTACCGGTAAAATGATATACTATACCTGCAAAAAGGTTGGTAAAGACACTGAAGTTACAGGTTTAGATTTTAATGAAGCTATGCTTAAGGTGGGTTATAAACGTCTTAATAAGAGTATTAATAATTATAAATTTAAATTGCTTAAAGGTGATGTGCAAGCACTTCCCTTTAAAGATTGCAGCTTTGATTGTGTGACTATTGCATTTGGATTAAGAAACATTCCTAATAAAACAAAGGCACTATCTGAAATCTACAGAGTTCTAAAACCAGGAGGAAAGGCAATCTGCTTAGAACTATCAACTCCACAAATCCCCATATTTAAACAGATATATGGATTATATTTTAATCATATGCTTCCCATTATTGGATATTTAGGTACCGGCAGTAAAAATGCCTATTCCTATCTTAGGGACTCTGTAAATAAATTTATGACAAAAACTGAACTGAAATATGCTTTTGAATCCATAGGCTTCAAAGATGCCAGCTACAAATCCCTATCTTGCGGTATAGCTTCTATACACTATGGTACAAAACCCATTGCAATTGAATAA